Part of the Ictalurus furcatus strain D&B chromosome 28, Billie_1.0, whole genome shotgun sequence genome is shown below.
CAAAAGGTCTCGGAATGTTCAGGAATTTTATCGGGTGCTCAAAATGGACACCGTTAAAAGTGCTGCACGGGACCAGACTCGTGTTCTTGTTCATCAATTGTCAGTGAAATaatacttattaaaaaaaaataataataataataataaaaaaggttgtaaaaaaaaaaaaacaaaaaaaaacaaaaacttcctGTATTCACAAATTGCACGATATCAAACAAACCGACGGATGTACGAATAGGCTTCAATATATAAATCACTCAGACTGGACCGCAACGAATAAGTCTCCACTTAACTACAACACTTCTGACATTATTTAATATCGATATGAATGAATGgcgtatttctttttttttttttttttaacaatatgtGCGGACACCTCCGATCAGGAACAAACGAACATGAGAGAAATTTCGCTCACGTTGCCAGGTCTGTAGGTTTGTTTGTGTATAGAAAAGTTCAGATTTGCAGAATAGTGCATGTTGTTGggggaagagggaaaaaaaaaaaattcagattcaaaaaaaaaaaaaacaaaaacaacaaagttaCCCTGCGACTGTAAGAGAGACCGTACTCCAATCCCAGTGACGTGTAAGACCGTATCACAAGCTGCTCATCCTCAGGgggagattaaaaaaatattcaaatcatTCGAGTCGGAGGAATTCCAGCTGTGAGTCAACGTCCGTGTCGTGAAGTCGATCCGTGCTGCGTTTGTTGTCTCCGTGCGACACGTCGGGTTCGGGAGGTATTGCTGTGACGGTCTCTCGGTCCTTATGAACCCGATGGAATTCGAGTACAGAGTGCGGTCGAATGAGAAACGGGGTCGAGGTGCGATGCGATGAGGCAATCTTCCCTTTTAAATTGCAGTCTGTGTGCGAGGAGAGAACGTGTTCTCGTGGCCAGAGATCACTCGCAGCTGAGAGATCACTCTGACAAGTTGAAGGAATttctatctatgtatgtatgtatttatttatttatttatttatgcacacCCTCTCTGCGAGGTGTCTTCTTTGTCAGTCGGGACGAGGTTTCCGTTCTCTTTCTGCCCTTCTCCGGTATTCGCTGTTCATCTTTCACAGCGGCATGAAGTAGCAGAAGGGAAATCGAGAGTTCAGAGCGAAGGAAATAAGACGCACCTTCAGCAGCTGGCGCTCTCGGCGCTCTTGGCCATGCCGGCTGTTCCGACCGCGATCTGACAGCCGTTGGTCACGTGGTTCATGACTTTCTGTTTGAGCTGCGCGACCTGCTCACGCAAGATGCTGGCGGTGGACGCCAGGTCAGAGTTCTGCGTCTTCAAGACCTTCACCTTCTCCTCCAGGCGTGAAATGCGCTCCAGTTTCCGCTTGCGGCACTTGGAGGCCGCGATGCGATTCCGCAGCTTCTTCCTCTCGGCCTTGATTCTCTCCTGGGTCTCGAGGTCAATGGGCGAGAGGGAGGGTGGAGAACCGGTCGGATCTCCTCCAGGGGGGTGAGGAACCTCTGGAACGGTCTGAGGCGCATCAAGACCTCGAGCGTGATGGTGATGACCTTGCCCCTGGCTGGAGTGGGCTGTAGCGTGAGCCGAGGCGTAGGGGATCTGACCTCCGGGGTAGGACGTAGGGAGCTGGCTGGGGTTATAACTGCTCAAGTTGGTGTAGATCGGCATGTCCGTGCTCGCCATGAGGTTCCTTTGATACGGACCCTGAATGGAGGACGATGGAGATATGGGAGCCCCGACCAACTGGTTCTGTTTGTGCAGATCTGCCAAAGCTTTGACGAAACCGTCTGCGAAGCCTTCCTGCTCGTTTGTGGCATGGTTCCTGTACATGAAAGCGTTAGTGGAAGAGCTAGGCGCCGGGCTTGTCGTAACCAGTCCCTGGTTAGACTGGATGATCAAGTGCTCCAGCTCGGGATTAGAGAGTTTCAAGAGGTTCATGTCGGACGACGACATCAGAGCGCTGTTCGGGTTGCTGTTCATGCCCAGGTTCGGGTTGACGCTGCTTCCAGCCTGGCTCTGCAACAGCTTCAGGCCTGGCGTGCCTCCCACAGCTCCGGGGAAATTATGCACGGCCATGTTCTTCTTACTCATCATCTTGTGGCTTTGATAGCGATCGTAGTCTGGCAGTTGCCCGAAGTTTGGAACGCTCGGCGTATCATCGTGGTAGAAGGGTGTTTCCATCTTACCTGTCATTGACGCAGGAGTGCGAAATCTTCATAATCTGATTAGGGGGTATCAGAGCTGGAAGGTTTTCACATTAAACATAGTCCACACTGGAAAGTGGCCcttgtgctgctgctgcaagTCTCCGTAGGACAACCTGTAAGACAGACAGGCGTGTAAATATGCCATGAAGACACCGAGGAACTTCTCAAAAAGACAGATTACATTAGAACCCAACACTCAGCAATCCGAGGACACACCGATCTCCGGTTTAAACACTGCTCCATGAATACATGTGTATCTAAACACAGGGATGATAAACAACGActaatgttttcatttactgATTCCTTCCCCGCTTCTCAGACTAAAGGCTCATACTACGCGTACTGACTCGTGTAggctgtattaaaaaaaaaaaaaaaaactaaaaataaaaaaacccactacATGTACGTTTTTATCTTCATAAGCAGCCGATCCGAGTCAGGCGATGAATAATGATTACAGTAACTCGCGCGCGTCtctttactgtctgtgtaggtGACAGAAAAACCCGAAAGAACGAGTCACAGAAATCACCTCCCCATAAAACGCATCCCAATGACTCAAAAgtgagtgcgtgcgtgcgtatgtgtgtgtgcgcgcgcgtacGCGATTAGTCAGTAATCAGACATGAAATACCGTGCAGGCGGCGATCCGTCACACGCGCGAGCGTCAACGCGGTTCAGTTCACTCCACTCCGAGCGCGAGATCCACCGGCTCCGCGGCCATATAATCCAACACGCGCAACGCAATGATCACAGCaccgataaaaaaaaaaatctctaattTTAATGCTGCCTCAATAAGTTTATGAtggttgatgtgtgtgtgtgtgtgtgtgtgtgtgtgtatatatatatatatatatatatataaatatatatatatatatagaaagagagagatctCGCGTCGTCACACCGTCGTTTGGTCCGAGCGCGTGCGCCTCTCAGTCCGTCTCAGCGCGACTGCGGGACTTTCTGCTCGACTGCTCGGTGAAACTACACGCCCTTCTCTGCTTCGCTCCACTTCCTGATGGCTGTCCCGCGCGCTCCTGGCTCCGCCCCTTGCCTCAACTCGTTCTTTGATTGGCTGTCACTGGTGGTGtaaagagttaaaaaaaaaagcttaaccGTTACTATGGTTACCAGATGGGCGTTTCGGCTCATTTGAGTGACTCGATTCTATCGAGCGAAGCAGTTTAAACGAATCGACTCGTCCTAATTTCATTCGATTCCTGAACGTGTCCACAGTGTCCAGCTCGTGTGTTAGCGGTTTATGCTAACAGTTTGTCTACACAGGAAGTTATTTTATGGCTAATAAATAACATCCGTCGTGTGATGCTTGTTATGTTATCATTATAGCATGAATGCTATACTTAAAGACACAACcgaactaaaaaaaaaggttattattaaattaaacccCAAACTGACTACAAAACAAGCGAAACCCTTCGTTTCCTCAGACCTTTTTTATAAAAGGTTCATAAACAGTTATgtcatatttgtttagtttgtgAGCCGATTCAATTCGAACGACTCTTCAATACTCAAATCAATGCTTCCTCGCTCCTCCGTCCTCCAGCTTGTGAGCCGGAAATCGATCGAAGTCAGCCATCTTGAAAGGACACACATGTCAATTCTCTAATTGCACCGCGGGGAGGCGAGGAACGAGGAGCGCTCCTCCGTCCTCTAGCCTGTGACCCAAAAATCGATCGAAGTCAGCCATCTTGAAGGCTTCCAGAGGAGCTAGGATCGAGGATACACAGGTGTATCCTACGAGGAattgtttcatatatatatatatataaaaaaacctGACGCATgtataaattcccctcctccttctactacatctgccacaatctcaaacaaaaagtcctttgatgatgtgatggaattttgtgtgaaatataattcaataataatatgaatacaGTGTGTACTCTATAGAAATCCGttgatccttgcatgtttggatattcaaagctgcacaaaagttGCGATAAATTACATATTGTTCGTCAATTCATGGTGgaataacccagatgtttcacatactatcagtgcattttgctttattacGAATGTCGTTATTAACCAAGCTGCAACAGTGCAGGGAAATGAAGGGAGGAAAGTAAAcaaggatgcacaaataagaaatgagaagcatcCTTACTGTTATTATAAAGATTCTAAATGAACTGATTCGTTCGTGAATCATCATGTCTTTCTTGTCTTTTAACTATATTGCTAGCAAACCTCTCATATAGACTTTAATCTGATCTCCTTAAGCCAAGTGAAAGAGATAGTTGAACTAGAAATAATTAAACCTAACGTTCATAAAGAGTCGTTCAATTTGGATTCATGTGTGAGTCGGTTCAATTTGAACAACTCTTATTGGAACTTACTATAAATTGTCCGACTTGAACCGATTCGTTTGTGAATCACCGTGGCTTCTTCGTCTTTTACCTATATTGCTAGCAAGCCTCTCATATAGACTTGAATCCGATCTACCTAAGccaagagaaacacacagctGAACTAGAAATAATTAAACCTAACGTTCATAAAGAGTCGTTCAATTTGGATTCGTTTGTGAGTCGGTTCAATATCAACAACTCTTATTGGAACTCATAATAAAGGTTCGAATTGAACCGACTCCTTTGCGAATCACCTTGACTATCACACTTTATACGTTTATTGCTATGAAAACTCTCATAAAGTCTTTAATCTAATCTAACTACACGTTAATCTTTCCagttttattactgcagaacaAATGTGAAATCAAACAGGAATGTCTTCTAATCTGAAGCTTCGTGTAGACTGAACTAAAGCTCTACCAACTCACAATAATATGCGAGTTAACACACAGTACGTgtgattttaaacacacacaatgccaaATGAACTCTTTTGTTGTTGAATCTACATTTAGGTCCAGCTGTTAGTCAACACCGAGGGGATTTTGTTGTCTTCAACACATCATTCTAATACTAAAGTGTGTAGTTTTGGGAAAGTGATTGTACTGCCACTTATTTGTCATCACCACAAGGAGATTTAAGTGATAATTTGTACTCACTTCTGCTGATGATATCTACTACATTTTTGTGCAGTACAATTCTATTCGGCATATGTCATATGAAATGTTACGTATATCTTCAATTGAACATCCAGAAGTTTGACGTACAGTGATGATATTCGGATCAGAGTGAAGGTCTGTTTAAGTTTCCAGGTCTGCCTCGTAGAAAATGTTCAAAAGCAGGCTTTTCCTTAGTCAGATCTCAGATCAGTCATATGACTGATTTCCTTAGTCAGCCTCATGAATGCCTTAATAATGGGTGGGGGGGGTTTGATTGGGATCTCAATCTCATCTCTTGAAGGTAAAAACCCTGTTAAGACATATTACTTTACGACATACTGTATAACCCCAGTTATATGCAGTTTATCACATCAATGAATGCAATTCAGTGCATTTCATCTGTAATACATCCTAAAAATTTCAAACCGCCATTACAGTACTTCATGTAGTAGAACTGCAGCAAGTGGCATCATTTTAAGCAACACTCCAGCCAAaatattgagaaaaaaaattcaataaaaaccATCTACACATCTGTTCTAGATCTGCTTACTCATGTCTTACTGTTTGAGTACTGGGAAACCCCTTTTCTGATGAAACATTTTGAAGGTGGATGCAAGTTTTCACGAGGAGATGGTAGATTTAATTAGCAGTCAGGATCTCTCGTATGGTGTATTTCTGTAATACACCGTACACaatacgtttaaaaaaacaacaacgtcaGAACACTTATACTAGAATACCAcgtgaaaggaataaaacattacaggaaGCGAAGTGGAGATCGTATTACCCTGTCAAAATCGGCATGtccggaagtgttttattcgtcttataccacagcaatttgctaccGAGGTCATACTATTTTATCGGTTTATAGTTACGTGATGTTGCGGAACGTgtgtgagacaagttagttcctgttatcacttacgttatagcagctataaacactcaacctcaaaaacagaatgcagcCTTTCATGCTACCAAGacgaacacttttttttaaaaagctctgacactggagactccttccatgaatatgaatgaaatgtctccttacagaaaacctctgtattcatataaacaaacaaacaaacaaacaaacccacaccAAACAAATCAATAATTAGCTGCCAGTGATGGAAAAAATAGTATCATTATTGacagcatttctttctttctgtatttgttCAACGGTTTGTTAGTTTATATGACCACAGaggctttctgtaaggaggtgttaatatttatgaaaggagtattACATAAACAGCTgctaataagaaaaaaaacattatgattattgttgttcttcatcttcattgtcatcgtcttcttctttctcgtcatcttcttgttgttattatttagtgttattattattactattactattcttTGCAGCTGTACATTCATATATTTGACAAAAACTTTATTTTCGCTGTGATtgtcctggggaaaaaaaaaaaaaattgggattaaaaaaaaaagttttctagCATTAAACATGTAAAAGAAGGTGAattatagaaaaacaaaaaaatctactaTTATAAGGACGTCAAAGGGTTAAATGCTAGTTTTAtgctagtttcaggtcttttacCGGAACTGCTGAAGTTCAGTTTTTCTGCTTTATTGAGGTGCTGCTTTCTATAGGAAAAATTTCCACTGATAATATCGGCAGGTGAAGAGGTGAAGGTGTTCAGGGATGCTGCTTTGGTACAGTGAAGGTTTCAGCATTATGGAGAGTGCGTTCTGTGCTGACAGGGTTGAGGACAGTGTCAATGCCCAAAGCAATAACACTGCTACCCTGACCAACACGGAGGCTAGATCTCACCCGTCTGCACGAGTTAACCTCACGAAAGGTGATTCGCTGCGGGATATTAttcctccatacacacacacacacacacacacacacacacacacacacacacacacacacacacacacactttcatacacATGATTAATGATTGTTAGATTTATCCTCCATCAAAGTGTTTCCTTCAAGGTCAGGAGTCATTTTAGAGCTCGTACAGCCACCTCAGGCTTTATCACACCATCAGGAGTCATTTCAAGCCAAAATGAGTGATGTGATACACACAGACTGAGCTGTAGAGGAAACACGATCTGTGATCTTCGCCGTCTCCTCGGCACACAAGGTGAAAATTCAAAGCATCTTGTatgtcacatttttttttaaaaaaaaagccgcttttatttatttaatttttgttaaAGTCTGATTTTACACCTGTGAGTCCATTTGCTGAGTCTGAATCAGAGTGAAATTGATACTCATGGTTCGTTTGCTATTTGATTCGGTTTGGTTTCATAGTGTACACCAAGCAAAAAGCATTCAAATGTATGAGCGGCGCcgaaaacattcattcattggtcagaaatatggatggatggaaatcacACAAACTCGGAGCAGAAGGAATCTAATGTAAACACACGGGTTTCAAATATTCAGCATTTAGTTTCTCTTCGAAATAAGAATCTTCTAAATCTGCTCCAAATATCCCGAACTTACTGTGCATTCGAGTCCTCCTGGGGAGTTCGTATTTACGACGTCACTTTGGTCGAACAAGATGGTGGTCGGTGtgccttctcttaattaactacaaaaaaataaataaaatacagcatggtttgttttttttttttttttaactctactaCTAGAACATGAAGAACAAAGACTGCACATCAGGTATTTGTTATaggtttttaatccatttatgaagccactgtaaactttatcattACACATCATATAATAATCATACGATGGgtgcaaccaagtgtacaatttgagggggggggggcacacctattttccttaacacacggaaatgtattaaaaaaggaatagacataaataaatagaatagacgaagaaaagacagatccgttggcagtattcattaaagggggacataaagaaaatattttctactgtatattgagggggacagattggtatttcctcaacagtgggggggggggggcacgaccccccaaagaatgcgtggttacgcaTATGTATCATACATTGCTATTGTATTTTGTACAGGCAGTTAGCTTGtcttattgtaaataaaaaagactgaCAATAACTTGCTGTGTATACCAAACGCATAATAGACTTAAGTAAATAAtccatttcaacaaatttaccacCAACTACAGGCGCTACATCCATTGATTCCACCACGTTTATACTGACACGCCCCTAACTCAGAAAACTCTGAGTTTCCCACTCGTAATTACCACTTTGCGGTGGTGTTCCTGTGCGTTCAACTCGTAAAAATGATCTTTAcgacagtggttttcaa
Proteins encoded:
- the june gene encoding junE proto-oncogene, AP-1 transcription factor subunit, with the protein product MTGKMETPFYHDDTPSVPNFGQLPDYDRYQSHKMMSKKNMAVHNFPGAVGGTPGLKLLQSQAGSSVNPNLGMNSNPNSALMSSSDMNLLKLSNPELEHLIIQSNQGLVTTSPAPSSSTNAFMYRNHATNEQEGFADGFVKALADLHKQNQLVGAPISPSSSIQGPYQRNLMASTDMPIYTNLSSYNPSQLPTSYPGGQIPYASAHATAHSSQGQGHHHHARGLDAPQTVPEVPHPPGGDPTGSPPSLSPIDLETQERIKAERKKLRNRIAASKCRKRKLERISRLEEKVKVLKTQNSDLASTASILREQVAQLKQKVMNHVTNGCQIAVGTAGMAKSAESASC